The following proteins are co-located in the Pseudomonas fluorescens genome:
- the sctJ gene encoding type III secretion system inner membrane ring lipoprotein SctJ gives MPSPNRALRLLLIGLLASLLQACNTDLYTNLSERDANAMVAVLLRGGIPAERKTQDNGQLKVVVDEERFAEAMTLLDNAGLPQQSFSNMGEVFKGNGLVSSPVQERAQMIYALSEELSHSVSQIDGIVAARVHVVLPDNDLLKRVISPSSASVLVRYDPGTDINTLIPQIKTLVANGISGLSYEGVSVTAIKAAVAISQNPAQPRLARFMGLWLLEDNLPQARFMFGSLLLIALGALGVLARQHWARRQSQALYVLKEGE, from the coding sequence ATGCCAAGCCCAAACCGCGCACTGCGTCTGTTGCTGATCGGCCTGCTCGCCAGCCTGCTGCAAGCGTGCAACACCGACCTCTATACCAACCTCAGCGAACGCGATGCCAACGCCATGGTCGCGGTGCTGCTGCGCGGTGGGATTCCGGCGGAGCGCAAGACCCAGGACAACGGCCAGCTCAAAGTGGTGGTCGACGAGGAGCGCTTCGCCGAAGCGATGACGCTGCTCGACAACGCCGGTCTGCCGCAACAGAGCTTTTCCAATATGGGCGAGGTGTTCAAGGGCAATGGCCTGGTGTCCTCGCCGGTGCAGGAGCGGGCGCAGATGATTTACGCCCTGAGCGAAGAACTGTCGCACTCGGTGTCGCAGATCGACGGCATTGTCGCCGCCCGTGTGCACGTGGTGCTGCCGGACAATGACTTGCTCAAGCGCGTGATTTCACCGTCTTCGGCCTCGGTGCTGGTGCGGTACGACCCGGGCACCGACATCAACACGCTGATCCCGCAGATCAAGACGCTGGTTGCCAATGGTATTTCCGGCCTGAGTTACGAAGGCGTCTCGGTGACCGCGATCAAAGCCGCCGTCGCCATCAGCCAGAACCCGGCGCAACCACGGCTGGCGCGCTTCATGGGCTTGTGGCTGCTGGAAGACAACCTGCCCCAGGCACGTTTTATGTTTGGCAGTTTGCTGCTGATCGCCCTGGGTGCCCTCGGGGTACTGGCCCGTCAGCATTGGGCGCGGCGCCAGTCCCAGGCATTGTATGTGCTCAAGGAGGGTGAATGA